In Spirosoma pollinicola, the genomic window CCGGATCGGATATCGACCATATCCACACTATCCGGGTCAACACCGAAATTCCGGTTTATGTAGTACTTATCGTATCGCTCATCAAGATTATGTACACCCCAATATTCGCCATTCATAAACACGGCGCTCGGGCGGGTCGACTGGGTTTCGACGTTCAGATGGCGCACCATTGTTTGCATATACGAGTCGATGAGCATCGTATAGGCCCAGTCGTTGCCGCCACTTCGCAACAACAGCCGATTATAAAAAACAGAGGCTGGCCGATTGGAAAAGAAAGGATATTGGAAATCGCTGTCGCCATACAGCCGGACGCTTTTTCGGGGAAACAAGCGGGAACAGCCGCCGTGTATCCTCAAGCCAATTGGCTGATTAATTATTGACGAGTTATTGAGAAAGAACTCCACGTTGGCAGGCCGCTCCCAGTCGTCACCTTCCATCGTATAATTTCCCACTGTACACCCATCGACCAGCGTAGATGGGTTGGCCGTTCGAAAATTGTCGAACACGGCACCGGCCGTATAAATACCTGTATTATAGTCAAACAGATGCTTTTCGTTTAGCGAAATCGACACGACGGGAATTGAATAGCGTGTCGTAGAGGGCGTAATAAAATAGGTCTGGGTAACAACGTCGCTGGCAAGCGCATTGGCTTTGTAGGCCACGGCACGCACAACAGTCCCTTTGAAAACCGGATTAGGGGGAAAATAAGGTTGATACCCTGTCGACGAAAAATTATTGGTCGATGACTTTAGCGATACACTATTAGGGCTGCTCGTGCGGTCGCTAATGGGAAGAGGAGCACTATAGGCAAATGTTTTGTAAGAGCCTGTTAAAGTTGGCCCAAACGCTTGACCCGGTTGTTCGGGATAGCTGTTTTTGTAAGGAAAGGTAACTGCATTCGTGTTTGTCGGATTAGGGTCGGAGCCATCCATTGTATAATAGATGGTTACCGATGGGTCTGTTGAGCCGATGGACAGGTTGAAATTGCTGGTATAAAAGCCCCCCGGTTGCGAAAAAGTTGGCGCAGTCAGAAATTGAGGATAGCCTGTTTTGCCATTATTGGATGCTCCGGGGCTCGTATTCGCTCCCTGAAAATAGAGCCAATTGGCATTGCCATCCGGTTGGCGCCCCCGCGAAACATCGGTCCGTTGAGCACCAAACGTGGTGCTATCCACGACCGTGACCCCATCAGCTCTATACAAACCGATCTGTTCGCCCTCTGCTCCCAGTTTCCAGCTAACATGAAGCGGCCCCCTGGTAACTTCTCCACTAGCCCACATAATCAGGTAGCCATTTGCGGGAATAATCGTTTGGGAGGAACCCGTTGGAATTTGGTACTTGGTAGGATTGCTTAAGTTATCCGTGATGTAATAGCCACCAATGTTAACTGAAACCGAGTTCGGATTATAAATTTCGAACCAGTCTTCATGAGCACCTGTCGCATCACTTATCGACTGGCTATTGGAGGCCATCAGCTCATTGATATATAGCTGCTGGCTATACCCAACACGGTAAAATCCTGCTAGAAGAAAAAAACATAGTAAATTCTTTTTCATAATTATAGTATACATTATGGTGGGCTTTAGTATATTTTATTGAATAAAATATACTATTAAAATATTGAGTAACAAATAATACACCTAGTAGTTACTTTTTGACATTTTACACCATTTTCCTAGTGTACGGCCCTTATATCATCTACTTCTCAGCAGAGTTGATGACACACGCAGTACCAGAGTGGGCAGATGCTGATGAATTTATGGATGGATATGGCACAAAAAAAAGCCGACCCTAATGAGGCCGACTTTCTTGTATGCAGTAAATCGGTGTGCTTATAAGTTGGCGTCTTCGCGACTGTTGAACGTATCGCCCTGATTAATGTCGCCGGTTTTTAGACCTTTCGAGAACCAGTATACGCGCTGGGCGGAGGTGCCGTGCGTAAACGCATCCGGGACAACTGTTCCCTGGGTTTCCTGTTGAATGCGATCATCGCCAATGGCATTGGCAGCAGTCAGCGCACTTTCAACGTCGTTTTTATCAATAGAAATACTTTGTCCCTGAGCATGATTAGCCCACACACCCGCAAAGAAATCGGCTTGAAGTTCGAGCCGGACAGAAACCTTGTTATATTCTTTTTTGCTCAGGCGACTGCGTTGCTCATCCACTTTGTCCATAATGCCTAGTTGCTTCTGGATGTGGTGCCCCACCTCGTGAGCAATAACGTAGGCCATCGCAAAATCCCCCGGTGCGTTGAACCGTTCTCGAAGCTCATCGTAAAACGATAAGTCAATGTACAACTTCTGATCGGCGGGGCAGTAAAATGGTCCCGATGCCTGCGAAGCCGTTCCGCAGCCCGACTCAGTCATATTACGAAACATCACGAGTGTTGGGCTACTATATTGGGACCCCTGATCGGCAAACAACTTTTTCCAGACATCTTCTGTACTGGCCAGCGTTTTACGGGTAAATGCAGCGGCTGCGTCATCGGCTTGCTGGTTCACCGGTTCCTGACTAGACGAACTCTGTAAAATTTGTGACGGATCGCCACCCAGCAACATGACGATTACGGCAATAACGACCGAACCGATGCCCCCGCCAACGAGCAGTCCGCCACCACCACTCCCCCGGCGATCTTCAACATTATCACTTTCACGTCCTCCTAACCAGCGCATGATTTCTTATAGTTTACGAACAAATGGATTGTTCTCGTTTGACTTCTGATGGCAAGATTACTATTTCTAGGGACAAAATGTTTACATCCACCTCAATTATTCATCGGGGTTTCGCGCGTTCATACTGTATCGGCCAGGTCACTGCATCGCCGAGCGTATGGGCCGCATGCAACGGAAAATACGGATCACGTAAAAATTCACGGGCCAGCAGAATCAAATCGGCCTGCCCATCTGTCAGGATTTTATCGGCCTGTTCGGCGGTGGTAATCAACCCAACGGCGGCTGTTTTAATACCGGTTTCCTGTTTGATACGCTCAGCAAAAGACACCTGATAGCCTGGACCAACCGGAATTTGGGCATGAGCCACATTACCCCCCGTCGATGTATCGATCACATCAACCCCTTTTTCTTTTAATACCGCCGACAACTTTATAGACTCTTCCGGCGTCCAGTCGGTGGCGGATATACGCACAAAAATTGGCAAGTCCGATGGCCATACCGTTTGGACGCGTTCGATAATTTCGAGTAAAAAACGAATACGATTCTCGAATGAGCCGCCATACTGATCGGTACGCTGGTTGCTCAACGGAGACAGAAACTGGTGCAGCAAATAACCGTGTGCGGCATGCAGCTCGATAACCTGAAAACCTGCCGATACTGACCGTTCGGTAGCTGACACAAAATCGGCTCGTACTTTTTCCAGCCCCTCATCGGTGAGCGCCAGCGGTTCGGGACTCTCGTCGCTAAATGGTATGGCGCTGGGTGCTACGGTTTGCCATCCCTGTTCATCTGTTGGAGAGATTCCCTTACCACCCTCCCACGGGCGTTGCGTGCTGGCCTTCCGCCCGGCATGTGCCAGTTGAATTCCCGCCACAGCACCCTGTTGTTTAATAAATTGGGTGATCCGTTTCAAGCCGTCAATGTGTTCATCTTTCCAGATACCCAGGTCGTTAGGCGATATACGGCCTTCGGGCGAAACAGCCGTTGCCTCGGTAATAATCAGGCCCGCGCCCCCAACCGCCCGACTCCCTAAATGCACCAGGTGCCAGTCGGTCGAGAAGCCGTCTTCGCTGGAATACTCGCACATGGGCGAGACAACAAGGCGGTTTTTGAGTTGGATGCTTCGAAGGGTAAGCGGAGAAAAAAGAGCAGACATATTCGTTAGTTGCGACGTTACTCCTGATAAACATTCATTGGCGATTATCGTTAGAAATACCACAACAAAAACTCAATTGATATGGCAAGCGATTCGAAAATTGACAAACGAGATGATGTGCTTCCAACAGAAGGTGAGCACAAATATGGCGACGTTGATTTCGCCGACCGGACGAACAAAAAGTACCCTATCGACACGCCTGAGCACGTTCGGGCGGCATGGAGCTATATTAACCACAAAGACAATGCCGCCAAATATGATGCCGACGAAGTGGATGTGATTAAAGAGCGCATCAAAAAAGCTGCGAAAAAACACGATGTTCATATTGAGGAGTAAGAAGTAATGACTTGACAAGTTAAATGCCCCAACGCCCGGTTTATCTAACCGGGTGTTGGGGCGTTTTTGCATTATGCTATGAGACAGCTTTTCAGATTAACCGATATCTCCTCACTTTTCCTTCCCTCCTTTCACCAGTTCCGTCGATAGGTTTGCGGTGAAGAACGGCAGCATCTTCTGTTCAATGCGCTCGGCAATTCGGTTGATGTGGTCGCCGTCGTATTCTTCGTAGGTATGTACAATTTTGTAGTTGGTGAGCATACCATCCAGCACTTTGTTGGTGGCGGCTATTGTCGCGTCTTTTGAGCCTGCATCGAACGCCAGCGCGTGCAGTTGCCTTATGTTGCCAATATTCTGGTCGAGGGTAGCGAGGGGTGCGTTGGCCGCCCATTTGGCCGTAACCAGTGGCTGCGGCTCACCTTCTTTAGTGGGTAGGTCCAGAAAGAACGGGGCATTTGTCGGGTTGGGCGACCAGGAGGCTGCCGAAGCAAACATGGCTTTCGTGCCAAAATCCGCTTTTTGCAGGTCGGCCACAGTCTTCACCGCTTCCATGCGGCTCACCATTTGCGGGTTACCCGGCATGTTAGGCGTCATGCAGCAGGGACTCAGCAGGTATAGACTGGAGAAAATTTCGGGGTGTTTCTGCCCAATGCGGATGGTGCCGTAGCCCCCCATCGAATGCCCCGCCAGCCCCCGACTGGCCGCTTGCGGAATTGTCCGGTATTTTTCGTCCATATAAGCCACCAGCTCTTTGGCTACATAATCTTCCCAGTTGCCAATCGTTACCGAGTTGGAGTACATGCTGCCAAAATACCGGTTGTCGGCGTTTGGTGTCACAATGATAAACTCCCCGGTTTTGCCATCGGCCAGCGTTTTATCCGCCACGGCAGGCAGATTAATCCAGTGCTTCGTGAATCCGTACCATTTATCGTCGCTGTCTGTAAATCCATGCAGAAAATAGATAACGGGATAATGCCGCTTCTTATCGGTCTGGTAACTGGGCGGCAGGTATACAGACACGTCGCGGTCGGGCGAATCGCCGGCGAGGTTGCCCTCCAGCCCTTTGCCGTGTACTTTGATGCGCTCGACCTTACCGGTCTTCATCGGGTTGGTCTGACTATATCCTGGGGCAGCTCCCGCCAAAGCAGCCAACAAAAACAGGATCCGACATAAACGATTCAAGGATATAAATTGATGACTCATGGGACGTTTGTTCATGTCGATAGAAGAAAGATAAGCGCCGTTTTTACTTCTCACAGACTTACCTTCTTCTCTCCGGTATCCACGCCTTTTATGAATTTGATCAGCCCCTTCATGTATGTTTTCTGGTCATCGTACATGGCCATGTGGCTACCGTTGGGGCAATAGAGGTAGCTGCCGTTGGGCAGTTGAGTAGCCATCCATTTCATGTGTTCGGGGTCCATCGTGTCATACTTCGCCCCAATTGTTAATGTGGGTGCCGTAATTTTAGGCAGCTCGGCCTTGACATCCCAGTTGGTCAGGTTGCCCGCAATCCCGAATTCACTTGGCCCCTGCATGGTTACATACAGCGACTGGTTTGATTTGCCCAGCGCGCGTGTCATGGGTTCGGGCCATTGGTTCAGAGGAATACGGCAGATGTGTTTGGCATAAAAGTTCGGCATGAGTAACTCCATATACCGGGGACTCGTATACGCACCTTTGGCTTCAATGTCATTTACCTCTTTTACTACGGCGGGGTCCATCTGTTTAGCCAGTACATTATCGGCATATTTGCCGTAGTCGGGACAACTGGACATCATATTGGAGATCACCAGTCCCTTCAGATTCTTGCCATATTTGAGCGCATACTGCATGGCCAGAATCCCGCCCCAGGAGTGGCCCAGCAAATAAAAGTTATCGGGGGTGAGGTTCAGGGCAGCACGAACCTGCTCAACCTCTTCCACGTATCGGGGCAAACTCCAGAAGGTGGTGTCATTAGGGTTATCTGAATTACCTGTACCTAACTGGTCGTAGTAAATGAACTCGATACCTTCGGCGGGCAGGAAGCTTTCCATCACCTCAAAGTATTCATGCGTAGCACCGGGTCCGCCGTTGAGGAGCAGCAATTTGATTTTCGGGTTATTGCCAAAGCGCTTCGTCCAGACGTTAAAGGTGCGATTAAGCGTCTTGATCGGAATAATCCGTACGCCCCCATCAGCTACACCACTGGTATCTGAAGAGAAATACGTTTTCAACGTGTCTGTATCCGTATTCCCTGAGCGGCAAGCCGAAACCAGAAAAGTCGTGCAAACCAGTAGAATGAAGAGGTGTTTCATTATAAAAATGGCTAAAGATGAGTACATTGGCAAGTATACACATCTTTAGCCATTTCTCCAGATACTGTTCTTTCGTTTGACAGTAGCCCGGCAGCGCGAACGCATCCAGTGTCAACTTTCAGACAAAATGAACACTGGTTATTTTGTCAGCATGATAAAAAGCGCCTGAATCGACTTAAAAAAAGTCAACCAGCTTCTTGCCTCGTACAGCTTAAAAATCGGTGTTAGGCTGCTTTATATCCATTGGCTTGATCCAGATATTGCGGTAGAACACATCGTGTCCTTCGGCTTGTAGCTTGATGCCGCCGGGTGTATCGGTCACGCCTTTGCCACCATCGTTACCCCCGTCGATACCCGAATTGGGGCCACCCCACACCTGGGTTATTTTCTGATTGGTGTGTGCTTTTTTACCGTTCAGATACATCGTTACCATAGCGGGCTCGGTACGTTTGCCATCGGTGAACCGGGCCGCCCGAAATTGAATATCATAGGCGTTCCATTTCCCAATGCCCGTATAGAGTTTATAGGGTGATGGCGATTCGTTGATTACAGCACCCAGGCCATGAGTAGTCGTGTCGCCGTCAAAAATCTGAATCTCGTAGCGATTCTGGAGGTATACGCCACTGTTGCCACCCGCCTTGCTCACGTAGAACTCCACATGCAGCCGAAAATCGCGGAACGTTTCCTTCGTCACAATATCGGCGGCACCGTAGAGGCCGCCCGCAGCGGCCGGATCATTGGTATTCATGACCGTGCCGTTGCCCGCAGGATCTTTTTCGATCTGCCATTTAATAGGCATACTTGCTTTAAGCCGTGGCCCCTCCCAGTACACCCACTTTTCGTCGAGCATCTTCCTCGACCCGTCAAAAAGCACTTCGGCTTCTTTTGGTGCTTTGGTACCAACGCCTAGCGGCTCTTTGACCAGTGGGACCATAGCTACAGTTAAAATAATCATAACTACGTCCGGAAGGAAGGCATACAGTTTTTTAGCGGAGCGTTTCATTGAGTCAAAATTGATTTGATATGTATCCTATGGTAAGGAAGCCGGGCGCAGTATTTACTTATATCGACCCTGAATACTGTGGCTGCCCGATGGATACAGACCAGAAACCCTGCTTACATCAAAACCCTTTTTCAACGTGGTGTTTTTGGGGCAGACTCACTTTATACGGTTTCTTACAGATAACTGACTTTTGCCGTTCAATAGCACTTTCAGCAATGACGGGCACAATACCTACTTTCGTACAGATCTCTTCGAGGTTACGAATCCCTTTTTGAAACAATACCCGTTTTATCCAGCGGGTTCGTTCATCCCGAATTTCGCCATAAAACGTATCGGCCTGTGTATACCGGGTTAAGTATGAATCCGAGAATTTAAGGCCATGCTGTTTCGCCTGTTCCACCATCCAGAGCAGCGCATTATCTGACAGGCCCGAATCGGCATAACCTCCACCAACATTACTGTGAATACCCGTAAACCACACCTGCTTAACACATTGATGAGATTGCAGGCTGGTTTCATCCCAGAGGGTTGGCAAAAACGCCCGCCTGTTTTCGTCGATAGACAGCGCGTGATAGGCCGCTTTCACCTTACTATTGAGCCCCACGTTCAGAAAGCGATAATTCCCTAATAACCACTTCGACAGGCGTTCCGACACTGTTTTGCCGAGTAACCATTCCGGAATCAGCAAGGGTATTCCCAACGAGCCTACTGTATCCCAAACGCCAATCATTTCGATATGGGGCTCATAACAGTCATGCTTGCTTTTATAATCGCTGACGACATGATCGCTTTGTTCTGCTTTCAGCCGTTTGTAAGCCAAACGAAGTTGGGCGAGGTGGTCAATCGACTGGTTAGCCTGCGTTGTTGATGTCTCCTGAGGGCGATTGTCTTCGGTTGTAATGGCTGGCTTGTCTGCTTGTGCCGGGTCAGTTGGTTTAGGTTGGGCAAGGGCTTTGTTTGTCAGGGCTTTGTCGATACCAAACTGGCCAATCAGCCCCGCCAGACTCCGTACTGTATAGGCCCCGCGACTAAAGCCAAAAAGGAAAATTTTGTCGCCGGGCTGATAGCGTTCGGCAATAAAATGATAGCATTCAAAAATATTATGAAGCAACCCATTGCCCGTAAGGCCACCCATAAACCGGTCCAACCCTTTCCCGGTGCCAACGCCGAGATCATAGAAAATATCCTCTTGCCCCTCGGCTTTCGCCAGGGCCAGCGCACGGGCAATTTTTACAACATTGGTAGGTACCAGACTCCCCCGGTCAAGTTGTTCGGGGTCATTCCAGGTGCCATCGGCACAAACAATAATATTCTTACTCATGGTGCAGTTTTTTTCAGATCAAAAACTACTGAAAAGTAGCATCCAGCGGGCGAGTAATTTATTTACCGTACATGATTCTGTACGAGTGTATTTATTCCATTGGTTATGAACCCGTTTCGGGCGCGGATGAGTCTACTGATTTATCCATTTCTGCCGGATTCTGCCGGAATATTTCTTCCAGCCGGGCAAAGAGTTCAGGGTGGTTTTTCTCCAGCAAATCCGGGCGTTTGAAAAAGTATTCGGACACAACGGCAAAGAACTCTGCTTCGTTCGTGATGCCATACGGGTTGATGTCTGACTGATTAGCTTTTATCTCACCAATACTCTTATGTATAAGTTGCACCCAGGGCTTTACATGCTCTTTTTCAAGCAGGTTTTCCGGAATTCCGTCGGTAGCTCCATCCGTTTTATCGAGCAGGTGAACAAACTCGTGAATACCCGTATTTTCTTTGCTGGTGTCGTTGGCAAATCCTTCATACAGCGCCGGCTTTGACAGGACCATTGTACTCTGCAAAGCTCCGCCCTCACCCACCATACCCAGAATATTCCGGTCATCGCCGGTGGTTTGGTAATCGGCATTGAAGCGGTCTTCGTAGAGCAACACATTGGTAAGCGGGTAATACCAGTCATCAAAACCAAAAATGGGAATTATCGCACTACTGGCTACCAGGATCTTATCGACATCATTGATGGTTGTGCCGACTCCTTCCACTGTGGTGGTAGCCAGGAACCGGCTCACCCGATCTTCAAATACCGTTTTCCTATCGTCCGAGAGTGCTTTGTAGTACGAAACGTGTTCCTGCAATAACTGAGGATACGTGGCGAGCAAAGGCTCAACGGGCGTCCGTTTCTGACTCATGTATTGCCAGCCAAACCAGCCTGCCACGAGTAGTGTGATGCTGACGAAGAGTACCATGTTCGATTGGTTTATAGTTGATTTACCTTCACCTTTACCTTCGATTTCACAAAAATTAGCGCCTGGATACCATCAGGTCGAATAGCTATTTTTTGGGGTACAAACCGAAATGTTTGAATACTCAGATCCGTCTTTTTACCTGGTCCTCCCTGCTCAAACGCTTTGTCAATTGCCTGGGGCAGTTTGGCGATATCATCGCCCAGCGGAATTGTCAGCAGGCTTTCCAGCAATTTCCGAAGTCCGGAATGCCAAATGGAATCACTGCCTTTGGGGAGCACCTTCCAGGTTTCCGAGTCGAAATCCAGATTACTGATGTGCAGTGTGTTGGTTAGTGTATCAAATACGGGTCGGCCCCGCAAATAGACCGTTCCATCCATCAATCCGCTCACATCGGCTTTAACAATAAGAGCATGCTGACCGCCATATACCGATAGGGTATTGATCGTCAGGGAGCCAAGAGCCAGTTTTTTGTTTCTGTTATTGGTTGTTACGGCCAGCATACGATTGATGTCGGCATAGGGGATAAAGCTCATCAGGTGCAGATCGGAGGTTTGCGAAACAGTATCCCGTTTCTGCAACTGAGGCAGGGGCGTCCTTGCATGTTTCGGCTCGCTGGGCTTCAACTCGGTTTGTGTCTCAACGGCAATCCGGATATGCGTGGTTAGTTGGTTACCATTGCCCGTAACCGGACCAGCTGCCACACTGATAGGCCTGGGCGTGAGCCAAAGACCATATTCCTTATTGATCAGCAATGGATTCTGCAGATCGTGCCAGATTGGCTTCACCATCTTGTCAAAACGCAATTGGGTATGAACGGCCGAGTCGATGGCCATTTCTATGTCCGTTTTGTGCTTGTCCAGTATATTCTGAACGATATTCGTCAGGGAGATTCCTGCTAGTTTAGGCTGAACGATCCATTTGTAATCTGTAAAGGTGGTACGGCTCCCTAATCGCCAGTTGGGCGTTACGCTGATTGGGCTTTTGAAGTTAACGTCTATCGCGCAAAAGGGGGTTTTAGGTGCTGCGGTATCCCGGCTAAACGGTTTTGTCAGCCACATTTGGATGGGTGCGGATAGCTTTATCTGCTGATCGGCATACTCAACATGCACGGGTCCCAGGCGTTTTACCCGAAACGAAATAATACCTTTTGTCTTGCCGTCTTTTGTCTGCTTCCCCACCAGAACGGGGTCCAGCTCTTTGTTGATCTTATTTTCCAATTCACGAAGCTGAAAGGTAATCGGGCCAGCCAAATACGAGAGAGCGGGTGGAATGGGTGGGTCAAACCCTTCGGCTTTGGGCGCTTCTGGCTTTACTTTCTGGCATTCAGCCAGAAGAAACATAAGTCCGAGGCCAATAAAATAGTAACGAAATGGTGGTGTTTTCATTAATGGTGGTAGGCGTCAGTTAACTGTAAACCACGACTTTTTTACAACCCGACTATGGAATAACTGATGTTTCGGTTAGGATGTTTTCACCTTCCCTATACGCAGAAACAATGAAGGCCCGCCACTGGCGAGCCTCATGTAGTACCGACCGTCCCGGTCGGGTGAGAAATGTTAAATACAAGCCTAACCGATACGGTCGGCACTACTCCAATCTCTTAAAACAGTTTCTCATTGGGCGGCTTAACGCCTTTCATGCGGATATAGATCGTGCATTGTCCCCGGTGGTGGGTCTGGTGTTCGAAGGCTTTGGCCAGTACAACTTCTTTCGTCATTTCACGTGGCCCCATCTTCACGCTTTCGGCCAGTTGGGCTTCTGTCATGCCTTTCACTGCGTCGATCATAAAATCGTAGCTGTCCATAACAGCCTTGGTCAGAGCAGCTTTAGTTTTCAGCTCGCTCATTTCTTCCAGTTTCTTTCCTTGCATCGGATTCGGTTTTCCACTGGCCAGTGCACCAAAGTTGTAGTTGGCGGCTGTCAGGTGCAACATTTGCTCGGCAAAGCTGCGAATCTCTGGCGTTGGCTTATAGTTCACGCCATCCTCGGGCATTACATCCAGATACTCTTTCGTGTATTCCTTCGCGCGTTGCCAGTCGGCTGTCATTTGCGCGATCGTCGTCATGGGAGCAGCGGCCTGAGCAGCCGAAAATGCCCAAAGCAGGCTTACCAGGGCTAGTAAAACCCGGACAGGTAGTTTAGTGATCATTGCAGGATTTTGATTGGTTAGTAGCTAATTTTGATTTTTACTTATAAAAGTTTGCCAAAGGCATAAGCTACTGATTTGGTTTGCCCACATGCCCGTTTTCGGTTATCTTTCTGCACTGTTCTGATTCACGCACCAGCCCGATGTCTTCACGCCGTTCCTTTTTACAAGCCACTTCACTTGCCCCGTTTCTGTCGCTGACAAGCAGCCTGCCTGCCCCTCTGCCTACAATTAAACCAGACCGTTTACGAGCGGGTGATACCATCGGACTGTTTTGTCCGGCGGCTCCGGCCTATAGTCGAGAAGCGGTACAGATTGCACAGGAGTCGCTCCAGGCATTAGGGTTCAAAACGATTGTAGGGCCGCACGCCTTTGACCGGTACGGCTACCTCGCCGGGCGTGATGCCGACCGGGCTTCCGATCTCCACGCCCTGTTCAACGACCGAAACGTTAAAGCGGTGATGGCTATTCATGGCGGCTGGGGCAGTGCCCGTATGCTCCCGTTATTGGATTACGACCTAATTCAACGCAACCCAAAAATCCTGATTGGCTACAGCGACGTTACAGCCTTATTATTGGGTATTTACGCCAAAACAGGGCTGGTCACCTTTCACGGTCCGGTAGGCTCGGCCACGTTTAACGGATACACAGTCGACTGGTTTAAACGGCTCCTGATCGAGGGCGAGGCCGTTACCATGAGTAACCCCACCGACAAAGGCGACAATCTCACCCAAACACAGGA contains:
- the ypfJ gene encoding KPN_02809 family neutral zinc metallopeptidase, whose amino-acid sequence is MRWLGGRESDNVEDRRGSGGGGLLVGGGIGSVVIAVIVMLLGGDPSQILQSSSSQEPVNQQADDAAAAFTRKTLASTEDVWKKLFADQGSQYSSPTLVMFRNMTESGCGTASQASGPFYCPADQKLYIDLSFYDELRERFNAPGDFAMAYVIAHEVGHHIQKQLGIMDKVDEQRSRLSKKEYNKVSVRLELQADFFAGVWANHAQGQSISIDKNDVESALTAANAIGDDRIQQETQGTVVPDAFTHGTSAQRVYWFSKGLKTGDINQGDTFNSREDANL
- a CDS encoding 3-keto-disaccharide hydrolase, which encodes MKRSAKKLYAFLPDVVMIILTVAMVPLVKEPLGVGTKAPKEAEVLFDGSRKMLDEKWVYWEGPRLKASMPIKWQIEKDPAGNGTVMNTNDPAAAGGLYGAADIVTKETFRDFRLHVEFYVSKAGGNSGVYLQNRYEIQIFDGDTTTHGLGAVINESPSPYKLYTGIGKWNAYDIQFRAARFTDGKRTEPAMVTMYLNGKKAHTNQKITQVWGGPNSGIDGGNDGGKGVTDTPGGIKLQAEGHDVFYRNIWIKPMDIKQPNTDF
- a CDS encoding proline iminopeptidase-family hydrolase — protein: MKHLFILLVCTTFLVSACRSGNTDTDTLKTYFSSDTSGVADGGVRIIPIKTLNRTFNVWTKRFGNNPKIKLLLLNGGPGATHEYFEVMESFLPAEGIEFIYYDQLGTGNSDNPNDTTFWSLPRYVEEVEQVRAALNLTPDNFYLLGHSWGGILAMQYALKYGKNLKGLVISNMMSSCPDYGKYADNVLAKQMDPAVVKEVNDIEAKGAYTSPRYMELLMPNFYAKHICRIPLNQWPEPMTRALGKSNQSLYVTMQGPSEFGIAGNLTNWDVKAELPKITAPTLTIGAKYDTMDPEHMKWMATQLPNGSYLYCPNGSHMAMYDDQKTYMKGLIKFIKGVDTGEKKVSL
- a CDS encoding DUF4403 family protein; the encoded protein is MKTPPFRYYFIGLGLMFLLAECQKVKPEAPKAEGFDPPIPPALSYLAGPITFQLRELENKINKELDPVLVGKQTKDGKTKGIISFRVKRLGPVHVEYADQQIKLSAPIQMWLTKPFSRDTAAPKTPFCAIDVNFKSPISVTPNWRLGSRTTFTDYKWIVQPKLAGISLTNIVQNILDKHKTDIEMAIDSAVHTQLRFDKMVKPIWHDLQNPLLINKEYGLWLTPRPISVAAGPVTGNGNQLTTHIRIAVETQTELKPSEPKHARTPLPQLQKRDTVSQTSDLHLMSFIPYADINRMLAVTTNNRNKKLALGSLTINTLSVYGGQHALIVKADVSGLMDGTVYLRGRPVFDTLTNTLHISNLDFDSETWKVLPKGSDSIWHSGLRKLLESLLTIPLGDDIAKLPQAIDKAFEQGGPGKKTDLSIQTFRFVPQKIAIRPDGIQALIFVKSKVKVKVNQL
- a CDS encoding DUF2235 domain-containing protein, with product MSKNIIVCADGTWNDPEQLDRGSLVPTNVVKIARALALAKAEGQEDIFYDLGVGTGKGLDRFMGGLTGNGLLHNIFECYHFIAERYQPGDKIFLFGFSRGAYTVRSLAGLIGQFGIDKALTNKALAQPKPTDPAQADKPAITTEDNRPQETSTTQANQSIDHLAQLRLAYKRLKAEQSDHVVSDYKSKHDCYEPHIEMIGVWDTVGSLGIPLLIPEWLLGKTVSERLSKWLLGNYRFLNVGLNSKVKAAYHALSIDENRRAFLPTLWDETSLQSHQCVKQVWFTGIHSNVGGGYADSGLSDNALLWMVEQAKQHGLKFSDSYLTRYTQADTFYGEIRDERTRWIKRVLFQKGIRNLEEICTKVGIVPVIAESAIERQKSVICKKPYKVSLPQKHHVEKGF
- a CDS encoding alpha/beta hydrolase, which produces MNKRPMSHQFISLNRLCRILFLLAALAGAAPGYSQTNPMKTGKVERIKVHGKGLEGNLAGDSPDRDVSVYLPPSYQTDKKRHYPVIYFLHGFTDSDDKWYGFTKHWINLPAVADKTLADGKTGEFIIVTPNADNRYFGSMYSNSVTIGNWEDYVAKELVAYMDEKYRTIPQAASRGLAGHSMGGYGTIRIGQKHPEIFSSLYLLSPCCMTPNMPGNPQMVSRMEAVKTVADLQKADFGTKAMFASAASWSPNPTNAPFFLDLPTKEGEPQPLVTAKWAANAPLATLDQNIGNIRQLHALAFDAGSKDATIAATNKVLDGMLTNYKIVHTYEEYDGDHINRIAERIEQKMLPFFTANLSTELVKGGKEK
- a CDS encoding DUF6582 domain-containing protein gives rise to the protein MASDSKIDKRDDVLPTEGEHKYGDVDFADRTNKKYPIDTPEHVRAAWSYINHKDNAAKYDADEVDVIKERIKKAAKKHDVHIEE
- a CDS encoding NADH:flavin oxidoreductase/NADH oxidase; translated protein: MSALFSPLTLRSIQLKNRLVVSPMCEYSSEDGFSTDWHLVHLGSRAVGGAGLIITEATAVSPEGRISPNDLGIWKDEHIDGLKRITQFIKQQGAVAGIQLAHAGRKASTQRPWEGGKGISPTDEQGWQTVAPSAIPFSDESPEPLALTDEGLEKVRADFVSATERSVSAGFQVIELHAAHGYLLHQFLSPLSNQRTDQYGGSFENRIRFLLEIIERVQTVWPSDLPIFVRISATDWTPEESIKLSAVLKEKGVDVIDTSTGGNVAHAQIPVGPGYQVSFAERIKQETGIKTAAVGLITTAEQADKILTDGQADLILLAREFLRDPYFPLHAAHTLGDAVTWPIQYERAKPR
- a CDS encoding M90 family metallopeptidase, which translates into the protein MVLFVSITLLVAGWFGWQYMSQKRTPVEPLLATYPQLLQEHVSYYKALSDDRKTVFEDRVSRFLATTTVEGVGTTINDVDKILVASSAIIPIFGFDDWYYPLTNVLLYEDRFNADYQTTGDDRNILGMVGEGGALQSTMVLSKPALYEGFANDTSKENTGIHEFVHLLDKTDGATDGIPENLLEKEHVKPWVQLIHKSIGEIKANQSDINPYGITNEAEFFAVVSEYFFKRPDLLEKNHPELFARLEEIFRQNPAEMDKSVDSSAPETGS